One window of Vitis riparia cultivar Riparia Gloire de Montpellier isolate 1030 chromosome 5, EGFV_Vit.rip_1.0, whole genome shotgun sequence genomic DNA carries:
- the LOC117914085 gene encoding LOW QUALITY PROTEIN: putative calcium-transporting ATPase 13, plasma membrane-type (The sequence of the model RefSeq protein was modified relative to this genomic sequence to represent the inferred CDS: inserted 1 base in 1 codon) has translation MSNILHVNLNCIESILDVPATLSRPNKKWHSAFATIYCSRALHSLLNKKKSSKLPLSTPSFVIVSVEPHVAFSNIDHTSLTAVVKEKNLDQLRELGGVEGVADALKTDTKNGIHGAVKDVAERQETFGSNTYPRPPTKSFFYFVLEAFKDITILILLACATLSLGFGIKEHGLKEGWYDGGSIFVAVFLVISVSAVSNFRQNRQFEKLSKVSNNIKVEVVRDGHRQQISIFEIVVGDVVCLKIGDQVPADGLFLDGHSLQVDESSMTGESDHVQVNSTQNPFLFSGTKVADGYAQMLVTSVGMNTIWGEMMSTISRNINEQTPLQARLNKLTSSIGKVGLAIAFLVLVVLVVRYFTGNTEDENGNQEFYGSKTKADDIVNAMVRIIAAVVTIVVVAIPEGLPLAVTLTLAYSMKKMMADQAMVRKLPACETMGSATTICTDKTGTLTLNQMKVTKYWLGKEPVEDSSSIASNVLKLIQQGVALNTTGSIYRATSGSEFEFSGSPTEKAILSWAVLELDMDMERLKQNHTILHVEAFNSEKKRSGILMRKKADNKMHVHWKGAAEMILAMCSSYYDASGSMKDLDDAERLTFEQIIQGMAASSLRCIAFAHKQIPEEEQESSEGWQKLTEDSLTLIGLVGIKDPCRPGVRKAVEDCQYAGVNVKMITGDNVFTARAIATECGILRPDQDMNSEAVVEGEVFRKYTPEERMEKVDKICVMARSSPFDKLLMVQCLKQKGHVVAVTGDGTNDAPALKEADIGLSMGIQGTEVAKESSDIIILDDNFASVATVXRWGRCVYNNIQKFIQFQLTVNVAALVINFVAAVSAGEVPLTAVQLLWVNLIMDTLGALALATEQPTKELMEKPPVGRTEPLISNIMWRNILAQALYQIAVLLTLQFRGESIFGVSEKVKNTLIFNTFVLCQVFNEFNARKLEKKNVFKGLHKNKLFLGIIGMTIILQVVMVEFLKKFADTERLNWGQWGACIGIAAASWPIGWVVKGIPVSDKPFLSYLKW, from the exons ATGTCTAACATTTTGCATGTTAACTTAAATTGCATAGAGTCCATACTCGATGTGCCAGCCACCCTTAGCAGACCCAACAAGAAATGGCATTCGGCCTTTGCTACCATCTATTGTTCCAGGGCCCTTCATTCTCTTCTCAATAAGAAGAAAAGCAGCAAACTCCCGCTTAGTACTCCTTCCTTTGTTATCGTCAGTGTTGAGCCCCACGTTGCCTTCTCAAACATTGATCACACAAGCCTCACTGCAGTGGTGAAAGAGAAAAACTTAGATCAACTTCGCGAATTGGGAGGAGTTGAAGGTGTGGCTGACGCTCTAAAAACAGATACCAAAAATGGCATCCATGGTGCTGTTAAAGATGTAGCTGAAAGGCAGGAAACGTTCGGTTCAAACACATACCCGAGGCCGCCTACTAAAAGCTTCTTCTACTTTGTGTTGGAAGCTTTTAAGGATATTACCATTCTCATACTTCTAGCTTGTGCCACACTCTCCCTCGGTTTCGGAATTAAAGAGCATGGGCTGAAGGAAGGGTGGTATGATGGTGGAAGCATATTCGTTGCTGTCTTTCTAGTCATTTCTGTTTCTGCTGTGAGTAACTTCAGGCAAAACCGACAGTTCGAAAAGTTGTCCAAAGTCAGCAACAACATCAAGGTTGAGGTCGTTAGAGATGGGCATCGTCAGcagatttctatttttgaaatcgTTGTTGGCGATGTTGTTTGCTTAAAAATCGGTGACCAAGTTCCTGCTGATGGCTTATTCTTGGACGGTCATTCACTACAAGTGGATGAATCCAGCATGACCGGGGAGAGCGACCATGTTCAAGTTAATAGCACCCAGAATCCATTCTTGTTTTCTGGAACCAAAGTGGCTGATGGATATGCTCAAATGCTCGTGACTTCTGTTGGTATGAACACAATATGGGGGGAGATGATGAGCACAATCAGCCGCAACATTAATGAACAAACACCCCTACAAGCCCGTCTTAACAAGCTGACTTCTTCAATAGGCAAGGTTGGTTTGGCCATTGCTTTTCTAGTTCTTGTCGTGTTGGTGGTTCGCTACTTCACAGGGAATACAGAAGATGAGAACGGAAATCAGGAGTTCTATGGTAGCAAGACAAAGGCTGATGATATAGTGAACGCCATGGTCAGAATCATTGCTGCAGTAGTTACCATCGTGGTTGTGGCAATTCCAGAAGGCTTGCCTTTGGCCGTCACGCTCACACTTGCTTATtcaatgaagaaaatgatggcTGACCAGGCTATGGTTCGGAAGCTCCCTGCCTGTGAGACCATGGGTTCTGCAACTACAATTTGTACTGATAAAACAGGTACCCTTACTCTGAACCAGATGAAGGTGACAAAGTATTGGCTTGGCAAAGAACCTGTTGAAGATTCCTCTTCAATTGCCTCAAATGTTCTCAAACTGATTCAACAAGGAGTTGCTCTGAACACAACTGGTAGCATTTACAGGGCCACTTCAGGCTCTGAATTCGAGTTCTCTGGTAGTCCCACAGAAAAAGCCATACTTTCTTGGGCTGTTCTGGAACTTGATATGGATATGGAGAGACTAAAGCAGAATCATACCATTCTTCATGTTGAAGCCTTCAATTCGGAGAAGAAAAGAAGCGGGATTTTAATGAGGAAGAAGGCTGACAACAAAATGCATGTGCACTGGAAGGGAGCAGCAGAGATGATATTAGCAATGTGTTCAAGTTACTATGATGCTTCTGGAAGCATGAAAGATCTGGATGATGCTGAAAGGCTGACATTTGAGCAAATAATTCAAGGTATGGCCGCTAGCAGCCTCCGTTGCATTGCTTTTGCACATAAACAAATTCCTGAGGAAGAGCAGGAAAGTAGCGAAGGCTGGCAAAAGCTAACAGAAGACAGCTTGACCCTCATAGGACTTGTGGGGATAAAAGACCCATGTAGACCAGGGGTAAGAAAAGCTGTGGAGGATTGCCAATACGCTGGAGTGAATGTCAAAATGATTACCGGTGATAATGTCTTCACTGCAAGAGCAATAGCCACTGAATGTGGAATACTAAGACCTGATCAAGACATGAATAGTGAAGCAGTGGTAGAAGGTGAGGTTTTCCGGAAGTACACCCCAGAGGAGAGAATGGAGAAAGTGGATAAAATCTGTGTGATGGCTAGATCCTCTCCCTTTGATAAACTTCTCATGGTACAATGCCTGAAACAGAAAGGCCATGTGGTTGCAGTGACAGGTGATGGCACAAATGATGCACCAGCATTAAAAGAAGCTGACATAGGACTTTCCATGGGGATTCAGGGCACAGAAGTGGCAAAGGAGAGTTCAGATATCATCATCTTGGATGATAATTTTGCTTCAGTGGCAACAG TGAGATGGGGAAGATGTGTTTATAACAATATCCAGAAATTCATCCAGTTTCAGCTGACTGTGAATGTTGCAGCCCTGGTAATCAACTTTGTGGCAGCAGTTTCAGCTGGTGAGGTTCCATTGACAGCAGTGCAGTTATTGTGGGTGAACTTGATCATGGACACATTAGGCGCCCTGGCCCTCGCCACAGAGCAACCCACCAAGGAGCTGATGGAGAAACCACCCGTGGGTCGGACAGAGCCACTTATCTCCAACATCATGTGGCGGAATATATTAGCCCAAGCTTTGTATCAGATAGCTGTCCTCTTGACCCTACAGTTCAGAGGAGAATCAATCTTTGGAGTGAGCGAGAAGGTAAAGAATACCTTGATATTCAATACTTTTGTGCTTTGCCAAGTCTTCAATGAATTCAATGCAAGGAAGCTCGAGAAGAAGAATGTGTTTAAGGGGCTACATAAGAACAAGCTATTTTTGGGGATCATTGGGATGACCATTATCCTTCAGGTGGTTATGGTggagtttttgaagaaatttgcaGATACAGAGAGGTTAAATTGGGGACAATGGGGTGCATGCATTGGAATTGCTGCAGCATCTTGGCCAATTGGTTGGGTTGTCAAGGGCATACCTGTTTCAGATAAACCATTCCTAAGCTATCTAAAGTGGTAG
- the LOC117913862 gene encoding putative calcium-transporting ATPase 13, plasma membrane-type, whose protein sequence is MSSILHVYSSCRESILDVPATLGRHNKRWHLAFATIYCSRALHSLLNKKKSSKPPVSTHSFVVLSVEPHLAFPNIDHTSLTAVVKEKNLDQLRELGGVEGVADALKTDTKNGIHGAVEDVSERQETFGSNTYPRPPTKSFFYFVLEAFKDLTILILLACAALSLGFGIKEHGPKEGWYDGGSIFVAVFLVISVSAVSNFRQNRQFEKLSKVSNNIEVEVVRGGHRQKISIFDIVVGDVACLKIGDQVPADGLFLAGHSLQVDESSMTGESDHVEINSSQNPFLFSGTKVADGYAQMLVTSVGMNTTWGEMMSTISRDNNEQTPLQARLNKLTSSIGKVGLAVAFLVLVVLVVRYFTGNTEDENGNQEFNGSKTKADDIVNAMVRIIAAAVTIVVVAIPEGLPLAVTLTLAYSMKRMMADQAMVRKLSACETMGSATTICTDKTGTLTLNQMKVTKYWLGKEPVEDSSSIATNVLKLIQQGVALNTTGSIYRATSKSEFEFSGSPTEKALLSWAVLELDMDMERLKQNYTILHVEAFNSEKKRSGILMRKKADNKIHVHWKGAAEMILAMCSSYYDASGSMKELDDGERMTFEQIIQGMAASSLRCIAFAHKQIPEEEQEIREGRQKLKEHSLTLIGLVGIKDPCRPGVRKAVEDCQYAGVNVKMITGDNVFTARAIATECGILRPDQDMNSEAVVEGEVFRKYTSEERMEKVDKICVMARSSPFDKLLMVQCLKQKGHVVAVTGDGTNDAPALKEADIGLSMGIQGTEVAKESSDIIILDDNFASVATVLRWGRCVYDNIQKFIQFQLTVNVAALVINFVAAVSAGEVPLTAVQLLWVNLIMDTLGALALATEQPTKELMEKPPVGRKEPLISNVMWRNLLAQALYQIAILLTLQFKGQSIFGVSEKVKDTLIFNTFVLCQVFNEFNARKLEKKNVFKGLHKNKLFLGIIGITIILQVVMVEFLKKFADTERLDWGQWGACIGIAAASWPIGWVVKCIPVSDKPFLSYLKW, encoded by the coding sequence ATGTCCAGCATTTTGCATGTTTACTCAAGTTGCAGAGAGTCCATACTCGATGTGCCAGCCACCCTTGGCAGACACAACAAGAGATGGCACTTGGCCTTTGCTACAATCTATTGTTCCAGGGCCCTACATTCTCTTCTCAACAAGAAGAAGAGCAGCAAACCCCCGGTTTCTACTCATTCCTTTGTTGTCCTCAGTGTTGAGCCCCACCTTGCCTTCCCAAACATTGATCACACAAGTCTCACTGCAGTAGTGAAAGAGAAAAACTTAGACCAACTTCGCGAATTGGGAGGAGTTGAAGGTGTGGCTGATGCTCTAAAGACAGATACCAAAAATGGCATCCATGGTGCTGTTGAAGATGTATCTGAAAGGCAGGAAACGTTCGGTTCAAACACATACCCGAGGCCGCCTACTAAAAGCTTCTTCTACTTTGTGTTGGAAGCTTTTAAGGATCTTACCATTCTCATACTTCTAGCTTGTGCCGCACTCTCCCTCGGTTTCGGAATTAAAGAGCACGGGCCGAAGGAAGGGTGGTATGATGGTGGAAGCATATTCGTTGCTGTCTTTCTAGTCATTTCTGTCTCTGCTGTGAGTAACTTCAGGCAAAACCGACAGTTCGAAAAGTTGTCTAAAGTCAGCAACAACATCGAGGTTGAAGTCGTTCGAGGTGGGCATCGTCAGAAGATTTCTATATTTGATATCGTTGTTGGAGATGTGGCTTGCTTAAAAATTGGTGACCAAGTTCCGGctgatggattattcttggccGGGCATTCACTACAAGTGGATGAATCCAGCATGACCGGGGAGAGCGACCATGTAGAGATTAATAGCAGCCAGaatccatttttgttttctggAACCAAAGTGGCTGATGGATATGCCCAGATGCTTGTGACTTCTGTTGGTATGAACACAACATGGGGGGAGATGATGAGCACAATCAGCCGCGACAATAATGAACAGACACCCCTACAGGCCCGTCTTAACAAGCTAACTTCATCGATAGGTAAGGTTGGTTTGGCTGTTGCTTTTCTAGTTCTTGTCGTGTTGGTGGTTCGCTACTTCACAGGGAATACAGAAGATGAGAACGGAAATCAGGAGTTCAATGGCAGCAAGACAAAGGCTGATGATATAGTGAATGCCATGGTCAGAATCATTGCTGCAGCAGTTACCATTGTCGTTGTGGCAATTCCAGAAGGCTTGCCTTTGGCCGTCACACTCACCCTTGCTTATTCAATGAAGAGAATGATGGCTGACCAGGCTATGGTTCGAAAGCTCTCCGCCTGTGAGACCATGGGCTCTGCAACTACAATTTGTACTGATAAAACAGGCACCCTCACTCTGAACCAGATGAAGGTGACAAAGTATTGGCTTGGAAAAGAACCTGTTGAAGATTCCTCTTCAATTGCGACAAACGTTCTCAAGCTGATTCAACAAGGAGTGGCCTTGAACACAACTGGTAGCATTTACAGGGCCACTTCAAAATCTGAATTTGAGTTCTCTGGTAGTCCCACAGAAAAAGCCTTACTTTCTTGGGCTGTTCTGGAACTTGACATGGACATGGAGAGACTAAAGCAGAATTATACCATTCTTCATGTAGAAGCCTTCAATTCAGAGAAGAAAAGAAGCGGAATTTTGATGAGGAAGAAGGCTGACAACAAAATACATGTGCACTGGAAGGGAGCAGCAGAGATGATATTAGCAATGTGTTCAAGTTACTATGATGCTTCTGGAAGCATGAAAGAACTGGATGATGGTGAAAGGATGACATTTGAGCAAATAATTCAAGGTATGGCCGCTAGCAGCCTCCGTTGCATTGCTTTTGCACATAAACAAATTCCAGAGGAAGAACAGGAAATTAGGGAAGGCCGGCAAAAGCTAAAAGAACACAGCTTGACCCTCATTGGCCTTGTGGGGATAAAGGACCCATGTAGACCAGGGGTGAGAAAAGCTGTGGAGGATTGCCAATACGCTGGAGTGAATGTCAAAATGATTACCGGCGATAATGTCTTCACTGCAAGAGCAATAGCCACTGAATGTGGAATACTGAGACCCGATCAAGACATGAACAGTGAAGCAGTAGTAGAAGGTGAGGTATTTCGGAAGTACACCTCAGAGGAGAGAATGGAGAAAGTTGATAAAATCTGTGTGATGGCTAGATCCTCTCCCTTTGATAAACTTCTCATGGTTCAGTGCCTGAAACAGAAAGGCCATGTGGTTGCAGTGACAGGTGATGGCACAAATGATGCACCAGCATTAAAAGAAGCTGACATAGGCCTTTCCATGGGGATTCAGGGCACGGAAGTTGCAAAGGAGAGTTCAGATATCATCATCTTGGATGATAATTTTGCTTCAGTGGCAACAGTTTTGAGATGGGGAAGATGTGTTTATGACAACATCCAGAAATTCATCCAGTTTCAGCTGACCGTGAATGTTGCAGCCCTTGTAATCAACTTTGTGGCAGCAGTTTCAGCTGGTGAGGTCCCATTGACAGCAGTGCAGTTATTGTGGGTTAACTTGATCATGGACACATTAGGTGCCCTGGCCCTTGCCACAGAGCAACCCACCAAGGAGCTGATGGAGAAACCACCCGTGGGTCGGAAGGAACCACTTATCTCCAACGTCATGTGGCGGAATCTATTAGCCCAAGCTTTGTATCAGATAGCCATCCTCTTGACCCTACAGTTCAAAGGACAATCAATCTTTGGGGTGAGCGAGAAGGTAAAGGATACCTTGATATTCAATACTTTTGTGCTTTGCCAAGTCTTCAATGAATTCAATGCAAGGAAGCTGGAGAAGAAGAACGTGTTTAAGGGGTTACATAAGAACAAGCTATTTCTGGGGATAATTGGGATAACCATTATCCTTCAGGTGGTTATGGTggagtttttgaagaaatttgcaGATACAGAGAGGTTGGATTGGGGACAATGGGGTGCATGCATTGGAATTGCTGCAGCATCTTGGCCAATCGGTTGGGTTGTCAAGTGCATACCTGTTTCAGATAAACCATTCCTAAGCTATCTAAAGTGGTAG